The Mastacembelus armatus chromosome 4, fMasArm1.2, whole genome shotgun sequence genome segment CTCCAACAGTCATGTACAGCTCAGGCTACTCCCAGGCGAAGTTAGGTCTGGCGGTTAGGGAGCACCCACGCAAGCCCAAAGGAAAAAGCTGTGGCTACTATATGAGgatcatcttcttcttttcctctttaatCCAGTCTCTGATCATCGTCAGCCTGGTGCTCTTCCTCATCTATGGACAGCCAGAGAAGtctgcagaggagaagagggttgaggtcagtgatttttttttttttttttcttttttcccccctgctCAGAAAGTGTCAAAATAATATCCAGCAATATAACCTGTTTAATTTGGTGTATATTTTAAACCATggctttaaataataatttgagaGTTTCTCCACTAAAGAGGTTAAAATacttaattttaataattaaatgtttttaatgcagtaaGTTTTGATCAAACTCTTGGGTTTATTGTTATCTTTTTGCCTCAccttatattattatattaccatGTTCTGAGTTTTAAAAAGCAGTGATGCTGATTATGCTGAGTATTGTGCTATTCTAAAGGAACTGCAGCTGAGCTTCAACAGACTGAGTGACAGCCACGTCCAgctgaggaaagagaaaagcgAGCTGATAGCTCAGCTGGGAGCTCGCACAGCTGAAAAAGTTTCTTTGGAGAAAGTGCTGGTGAAGCTGAAGACTGATGCCAACACCACACAACAAGAGCTCAAAATGAAATTAGTAAGTAGATGATAAATTTGGAAAATATATCCTTAAAAGTAAAACCACTCTTTTGCTAAAACCTAGTGAGCATGAGGTAAATATGTAAAAGTAGTTATCTTTGGAAAAATCCTCTTTTTTAGACAAATTCAGACTAAAGGTAATAAGTAATAATTTACAATGTGCAAATTATACAAAATGATTTCCTGAGGCATTGTTGAAGTTTTTCCTGTGGGTCACTGTGGTAATAAATAACCCAAATCATTAATCATcctaaattttttttaatttttaattttttttattattcagcaAACCTGTGAGAGCAGAAGTTCGACATTCAGCATCATGGCACGGCGCCCCAGCCCTCCAATCCAGATCCCTACTAGCAGTATGTACTCAAATACCACGTCTTCAGGGACGTTAGTCTAATGtgctaaaactgaaaaattactCCATACCGGCTACTACTTATAAACATTCACTGCACTAAAAGCATTGCCCCTGCCAATAATtgtgtaaaatgaaatgcataCAGTAAGATATAAGTGTATCTCAAGCACAAAGCAGTTCTAAATAAAGCAATCGGATAACGTTAAGTAAAAAGACTAACACAGTTTCTAAAAATACAAAGTGTTTATAAGTTGTTAATAGATTGTCATAAGCAATTTGGGTGCTAATCAGACTAAACAGTTTTAAGTTTTCCTGTGACAatagtttttttcccctctctctccaggTGAATTAAAAACTTTGCAAAGCCTTAATGCCCAGCAGAAAGCTATGATAAATCTCATCGAGGCAAACTTCACCCAGACAGTTCAATATCTGAGTCAGGAAAGAGACAACGCCCTCAAAGACCGAGACACGCACCACCAGGATGCCATCACCCAGCGCAGGGAGAACACCATACTGAAGGAGGAGCTCAAGACCTACACCGGGTACTGTCTGCTCCATTACTGTAGCTGAAAATTTAAGAATAAAATCTGAGAGTTTAGTTCGATTTTTCTTTCCAACCAGGAAATGCAAAGAGGACTTTTCTGAATCTTTGGCTGGGATAAAAACAGTGACCCGAGAGTTTCTGAACCAGATCAACACCATATTTCCCCACGATATGACCTTTTACCTCACCTGTGAAAGCCAGAAGGGGCAAATGGAAAAGAtaagaaacagctgcagcaaccTGTCCAGAGATGTGGAGAATAAGTTCCAGCTCTATTTGGACAATGTGGGAAAGAAGGTGTGTCCATACAGCAAGTTTTATGATTTACACATGCGAGGGTTTAATGAGTAAAACATCTCAAATTTTCCATTAACAGACTAAAATAGAATTTAGTGGTGGAAGAAGcactcagatcctttacttgCATTAATATATTAGACCAACTATATAAAACCCTGCTTGAGGGGTCACCAGATAAACCTGAGGCGGTAACTAGTACCTCCAGCCATCAAATCAATGTAATGGAATAAAAGTACGTCAGCCAAGACTGAATTACTTAAAGTACCCCAAAGTTGTAATGAACTACAGTACTTTGAGTAAATCCATTTCCACCACTGCTTATGTGGGTTTTTAGTGTTCAGTGTTAACAGTCCTTTTCCAGTCAACCTGTCTTTAGATTCTTGTTAAATTCGATGAACtattcaaaagaaaaaactgaatagGAAACCAGTTTCCCATGGGAGGAAGTTGGTCCACTTCATC includes the following:
- the plvapb gene encoding plasmalemma vesicle associated protein b encodes the protein MYSSGYSQAKLGLAVREHPRKPKGKSCGYYMRIIFFFSSLIQSLIIVSLVLFLIYGQPEKSAEEKRVEELQLSFNRLSDSHVQLRKEKSELIAQLGARTAEKVSLEKVLVKLKTDANTTQQELKMKLQTCESRSSTFSIMARRPSPPIQIPTSSELKTLQSLNAQQKAMINLIEANFTQTVQYLSQERDNALKDRDTHHQDAITQRRENTILKEELKTYTGKCKEDFSESLAGIKTVTREFLNQINTIFPHDMTFYLTCESQKGQMEKIRNSCSNLSRDVENKFQLYLDNVGKKVSEIQATSSRLEVRNSHLTSDLQQCERNRTETAVEVTRQQQLKQKIHDDQMEKLLLEQNRLREQKRLQEASLALKEKEIQTLKQTVSSQPSYKPFVLKGNGLHATPEQDRQTVPSANLQR